A stretch of the Phyllopteryx taeniolatus isolate TA_2022b chromosome 5, UOR_Ptae_1.2, whole genome shotgun sequence genome encodes the following:
- the rassf7a gene encoding ras association domain-containing protein 8 isoform X2: MELKVWVDGVVRVVCGLSEETSCQDVVIALAQAIGQTGRYVLIQRLRDTERQLLATERPLESVAKLGQHGSEVQFFLRRTGPSSSDGPGLKQDKVSPLPLPKYTEPDLLKRSQPKKSLTFNLGPSTSPRAKQFQRSPQDTPDQRASPSSSPIPPSPLTPSPSPPIGPSKEEVFRAVLQQQERLRTIEAQLETLERESQTWECHYPSLCPSPVSDARFLEELDTLEQKVRMNQAELAHEQYWEEEFQAETERERGMRRKLGELHAKLDDCGRRLHEFSVRSTQLEQELQRESRVEAKNKGPQESLDAVKAELQSQEKHRTELEEHLSETDKALGKAESLLQAKQDELEELNKDLRQCNLQQFIQQAGVLPAHSHSRTDLQEQLEQLELAHFLQDGYRNGSESPPRPTAKQFLGHPRNLQNPLVSSLNPEVLTSQESSWR; this comes from the exons ATGGAGCTCAAAGTGTGGGTGGATGGAGTGGTGCGGGTGGTATGCGGACTATCAGAAGAGACATCCTGCCAGGATGTGGTCATCGCTCTGGCTCAGGCAATAG GTCAGACAGGCCGCTATGTTCTAATTCAACGTCTGCGGGATACAGAGCGACAGTTGCTGGCCACAGAAAGACCTCTTGAGTCTGTGGCCAAGTTAGGCCAACATGGCAGTGAGGTTCAGTTCTTCCTGCGTCGTACTGGCCCGAGCAGCAGTGATGGGCCTGGCTTAAAACAAGACAAAGTAAGCCCTCTACCCCTGCCCAAGTATACTGAGCCGGACCTTTTAAAACGCAGCCAACCCAAGAAATCACTCACATTCAACCTGGGCCCATCGACTTCTCCCAGAGCAAAGCAGTTTCAGAGGTCTCCTCAGGACACCCCAGACCAGAGAGCCTCGCCTTCCTCTTCTCCAATCCCTCCATCTCCTCTTACTCCATCTCCCTCGCCACCAATAGGCCCATCCAAAGAGGAGGTCTTTAGGGCAGTTCTTCAGCAACAGGAGAGACTAAGGACCATTGAAGCACAACTCGAAACCCTAGAACGGGAGTCTCAAACTTGGGAGTGCCACTATCCATCTCTGTGTCCTTCACCGGTCTCTGATGCTCGCTTCCTAGAGGAGTTGGACACTCTGGAGCAAAAAGTTCGGATGAACCAGGCTGAGCTCGCCCACGAGCAGTACTGGGAGGAGGAGTTTCAAGCTGAGACAGAGCGGGAGCGAGGAATGAGGAGGAAGCTCGGGGAGCTCCATGCTAAGTTAGATGACTGCGGAAGGCGACTCCATGAGTTCTCTGTGCGCTCCACTCAGCTAGAGCAAGAGCTTCAGCGAGAAAGTCGGGTGGAAGCCAAAAACAAAGGGCCACAGGAGTCCCTTGATGCTGTGAAAGCAGAGCTCCAGAGCCAGGAGAAGCACAGAACAGAGTTAGAGGAGCACCTCTCTGAGACTGATAAAGCTTTGGGGAAGGCAGAGTCTCTGCTGCAG GCGAAACAGGACGAGCTGGAGGAGTTGAACAAGGATCTGCGGCAGTGTAATCTGCAGCAATTTATTCAACAAGCCGGCGTCCTGCCTGCACACAGCCACTCACGCACAGACCTCCAAGAGCAACTGGAGCAGTTAGAACTGGCACATTTTTTACAGGATGGATACAGGAATGGCA GTGAATCACCGCCTCGCCCTACTGCCAAACAGTTCCTGGGACATCCACGCAACCTACAGAACCCCCTTGTGTCCAGCCTCAACCCTgagg TCCTGACATCCCAAGAGTCATCATGGCGATAA
- the rassf7a gene encoding ras association domain-containing protein 8 isoform X1: MELKVWVDGVVRVVCGLSEETSCQDVVIALAQAIGQTGRYVLIQRLRDTERQLLATERPLESVAKLGQHGSEVQFFLRRTGPSSSDGPGLKQDKVSPLPLPKYTEPDLLKRSQPKKSLTFNLGPSTSPRAKQFQRSPQDTPDQRASPSSSPIPPSPLTPSPSPPIGPSKEEVFRAVLQQQERLRTIEAQLETLERESQTWECHYPSLCPSPVSDARFLEELDTLEQKVRMNQAELAHEQYWEEEFQAETERERGMRRKLGELHAKLDDCGRRLHEFSVRSTQLEQELQRESRVEAKNKGPQESLDAVKAELQSQEKHRTELEEHLSETDKALGKAESLLQAKQDELEELNKDLRQCNLQQFIQQAGVLPAHSHSRTDLQEQLEQLELAHFLQDGYRNGSKGTISELLNTVSCSFYPSEYFLWSLYLGESPPRPTAKQFLGHPRNLQNPLVSSLNPEVLTSQESSWR; the protein is encoded by the exons ATGGAGCTCAAAGTGTGGGTGGATGGAGTGGTGCGGGTGGTATGCGGACTATCAGAAGAGACATCCTGCCAGGATGTGGTCATCGCTCTGGCTCAGGCAATAG GTCAGACAGGCCGCTATGTTCTAATTCAACGTCTGCGGGATACAGAGCGACAGTTGCTGGCCACAGAAAGACCTCTTGAGTCTGTGGCCAAGTTAGGCCAACATGGCAGTGAGGTTCAGTTCTTCCTGCGTCGTACTGGCCCGAGCAGCAGTGATGGGCCTGGCTTAAAACAAGACAAAGTAAGCCCTCTACCCCTGCCCAAGTATACTGAGCCGGACCTTTTAAAACGCAGCCAACCCAAGAAATCACTCACATTCAACCTGGGCCCATCGACTTCTCCCAGAGCAAAGCAGTTTCAGAGGTCTCCTCAGGACACCCCAGACCAGAGAGCCTCGCCTTCCTCTTCTCCAATCCCTCCATCTCCTCTTACTCCATCTCCCTCGCCACCAATAGGCCCATCCAAAGAGGAGGTCTTTAGGGCAGTTCTTCAGCAACAGGAGAGACTAAGGACCATTGAAGCACAACTCGAAACCCTAGAACGGGAGTCTCAAACTTGGGAGTGCCACTATCCATCTCTGTGTCCTTCACCGGTCTCTGATGCTCGCTTCCTAGAGGAGTTGGACACTCTGGAGCAAAAAGTTCGGATGAACCAGGCTGAGCTCGCCCACGAGCAGTACTGGGAGGAGGAGTTTCAAGCTGAGACAGAGCGGGAGCGAGGAATGAGGAGGAAGCTCGGGGAGCTCCATGCTAAGTTAGATGACTGCGGAAGGCGACTCCATGAGTTCTCTGTGCGCTCCACTCAGCTAGAGCAAGAGCTTCAGCGAGAAAGTCGGGTGGAAGCCAAAAACAAAGGGCCACAGGAGTCCCTTGATGCTGTGAAAGCAGAGCTCCAGAGCCAGGAGAAGCACAGAACAGAGTTAGAGGAGCACCTCTCTGAGACTGATAAAGCTTTGGGGAAGGCAGAGTCTCTGCTGCAG GCGAAACAGGACGAGCTGGAGGAGTTGAACAAGGATCTGCGGCAGTGTAATCTGCAGCAATTTATTCAACAAGCCGGCGTCCTGCCTGCACACAGCCACTCACGCACAGACCTCCAAGAGCAACTGGAGCAGTTAGAACTGGCACATTTTTTACAGGATGGATACAGGAATGGCAGTAAGGGCACAATATCTGAACTATTAAACACTGTTTCCTGTAGCTTTTACCCATCAGAATATTTTTTGTGGTCCCTATATCTAGGTGAATCACCGCCTCGCCCTACTGCCAAACAGTTCCTGGGACATCCACGCAACCTACAGAACCCCCTTGTGTCCAGCCTCAACCCTgagg TCCTGACATCCCAAGAGTCATCATGGCGATAA